ATGGTGGCCGGCACCGTGTAGAGCACGCTGAAGACTCCGATGCGCACCATGAGCTTCTCCAGCTTCTCGGTCTTGGTGCCGTCATGCTTCATGATGGTGCGGATGCGGAAGAGTGACACGAAACCGGCCAGCAGGAAAGATGTGCCGATGAACAGGTATACGAAGAGCGGCGCCAGCACAAAGCCACGCAGCGCGTCCACGTTGTTAAGCCCTACAAAACACACTCCGCTCAGTACATCGCCGTCCACCTGGCCCAATGCCAGGATGGTTATAGTTTTGATGGCTGGTACAGCCCAGGCGGCTAGGTGAAAATACTGCGAGTTGGCTTCGATGGCTTCGTGGCCCCACTTCATGCCGGCTGCCAGGAACCAGGTGAGGGACAGGATCACCCACCAGATGGAGCTGGCCATGCTGAAGAAGTAGAGCATCATAAAGAGGATGGTGCAGCCCTCCTTCTTAGTGCCCTGCGCGACCGTGCGCGCCCCGTCCTCAGCAAACTTGTCGTTACACACCACCCGGTCCTCCAGCAGAAAGCCAGCGATGTAGGCCACGGCCACCGCTGTGTAACAGCCGGACAAGAAAATGATGGGCCGTTCAGGGTAGCTGAAGCGCCGCATGTCCACTAGGTATGTGAGCACCGTGAAGAGCGTGGAGGCGCAGCACAGCACCGACCAGATGCCAATCCAGGTGCGCGAGAAGCGCAGCTCCTCCGGCCCGAAGTACATGAGCCCATAGACCTTGGTGGGTTCGCAGGGTGCGCCGCAGTCCTTCTCCCCCAGAAAGTGGTAGTTGAGGTAGGAGGGTACCCTGAGGGCGCGCGGGCAGGAGAACTTGCCCCGCTCCACTGTGCCGGCGCCCCCCGGGTAGCCACCTCGGTAACCACCGCCGCCGTGTTGCGGATTGCTGGTCCAGAACTCCGGCAGCAAGGAGGGAGTCGGGGTACCTTTGTCGGACGTGTTCTGGCCCACGCACAACTCTCCTGCGCCGTGCACCGGGAACTTCTCACACTTGAGCGTGTCTGGCCACTGGAAGCCGAACTTGTTCATGAGCGCCTCGCAGCCCTGGCGCGCGCGCTCGCAGAGGGAGCGGCAGGGCGGCAGCGCCTGCTCCAGCACCGTGCACACCGGCGCATACATGGAGCACAGGAAGAACTTGAGCTCGGCGGAGCACTGCACCTTCACCAGCGGGTAGAACTGATGCACCTCCAGGCCCGCGTCCTCCTGGTTCGTGTGGCCGAGCAGGTTGGGCATGATGGTCTGGTTGTAGGCGATGTCCGTGCACAGCGGAATGGATATGGGCTGGCAGTAGCCGTGGTCCGGGATGGAGATGCCCCGTTCGCCGTTGTACTGCTGCCcgccctgctgctgctggggcgGCGGCGGGGCTTGCTGGCCCGGCCCGGGTACCTGGCCCGCCGCCTGCGCTCGGACCCCCAACAGCAGCGGAGCCTCCAGCAGCCAAAGCAGGAGCAGCAGCCCGCTCGCCCAGCGCCGGGGTTCAGCCCGGGGAAGGCGGTGGCCGGTCGCTTCCCCGCGCCCCTCCGCCTCCCGCTGGTCCCGGAGAGCCCCGGCACAAAGTTCCCAGCTCCGCCGGCCCGAGGCCGGGGACTCGCTAGGCGCCGCCTCCTCAGCCATACTTTTTCGGCTCCCTCCTCGGCGTCGGTCGGCTGGGGCAGGCAGCGGCGCGGCGGGTGGCGGCTCCCAGTATCTTCGGGGAGAGCTGGTCCCCGCTGGTGCCCTCCGTCGGGCTGCGGTCGCGCTCCACCCGCTCGCCCAGATCCTGCTCGGAGTcccgcagccgccgccgccgccgcagaaACTTGCGGTTCATGAAGCGCGGGCGGCAGGGAGAACGCGAGTGGTCCCGGCGATCCGGGGTCGCGTCCCTCCTTCCCGGCCCGCGGCGGGCTGGTGGCTCTCGGCCCCGCGGCGCCGCGCTAGTGGCCGCAGCCTGGGAGAGGAGCGGGCAACTCTCGGCAGCCTCGCTGCCGCCTCGGGTCCCCCCTgcgcctccgcctcctcctcctagGCCGCCGCCTGACCATTTGTGTCAATCCCTCAACtcgctgcctctcctctccctcgcGCGCCCTCCAACCGGTTTCCAGGCGCCCCGCAGTCTGTCTTTCACCGAGAGGGAGGAGCCTTGAAACCGACACGAAGCTAGAGGCTCAGGGACCGTCGCCCAATCGCGGCACCCGCTGCCGAGCGTAAAGGGAGCCCTTTCCCTCCCAGCCTCGGCTGGAACCGGCTGCaggcgggaggaggaggaagtggtggtggtgctggaggtggtggtggcagaggcacCGCTCAGGCACAAAGAGTAGCTATGAAGCGGGACGGGCTTGGTTGCTTTTGCTTGTGAGGAAGAAAGAGCGAGAACAAGTAAGAGAATGGTCCCATATGCTGCTGGAGATAATGAATAGGAGTCGGCAAGCAGCGGGATTTAGCtctgctctgctttttttttttttttttaaatctactttcaagttttaaaaatccTATCCTTGACTCTAGTCACAAACAGCTACTTTGAGCGATGGTTCTGAATGCATGCCCCTGACTTGAGAATCGGGTTTCCTTTGAGTCTAAGTCTGTcgagattttgtttaaaatatgactCCAATAAACCGTGGAGCTGGCAGACTGGGCTCGGCGGGCTTTTGGACGCGCCATTTCCCTGGATCACTGtcgaaagaaaacaacagaaccaAAGTTTGGTGGGATGTAAAATGTGAGCTCAGATGCGTCTTCTATTCTATTAGTAGTGTGCTTCGGGTAATCATACTTCACCCCTCCTTTTTTAATGGGATCAGAAACAAGCAAAGGAGAGCTAGCTACCCATTAAATGTTAGAGGAAAGCGGTTGAGAACTTGAGAACCGAAGCCACGGGTGCCCCAGCATCAGACCAGCGTACAGGCAGACAGAGGAGCAATCCCGGACCCTTAGGGGGCCCCTTTTGAACTCCGGACACTGCTGAGTCCGGTATTTAAGTCCCCCAGCTGAGGTGCTCACAGCTGAAGGTATTTGTTTGAATACAAAACACAACCAAATCGAGTCTGAAAGCAAAGGGCCAACCAGgctccagagagacagagacagacggggggggggggggggggggggggggggaaggggggggaatGAATCTGTCTCagtagatacacatacacacggttttttcttgattattttaaagaattacgTGGATCAGATTTTCAATAAAGTATCATTGCGTTTTACTAGttttattgagattttctcttttgATTAGCCTTATATGGAGAGACTGTTTCCCGATTATTTTTTATCgtttatatattcattctttcAGTAGATACTTACCAGACATCCATTATACACTGAGCACTGTCACCGGAGGTAGGGGACACAGACGAAACCCTGGCACATCCTTAAAGGAGGGCACAGTACAGTGGACACAGGAATGTCAACCAGTGATGACAATGTACACCCGCGATCAAAAGGGCACAAGGGAAACAAATAGGCAACTAACGCAGGCCACAAGGAGTGGGAGGGTCCTACGGAGAGACAGATGTCAAATGCAAGAGACAGAAGCCTAGAGCAGCTTAAGTTTCTGAAGGGCAGGATCATAGAGTGTGCATGCCCTgggcaagaaaggaaagaaagggctcTTTAACTCATGCAAAATAGCAGGAGCCAAAGTGCTCAAACAATAGGGAGCTATTGCAGGTGGCTTTCCCCCCTCAGAAACAGGAAGTGGTTCCTGGGTGTCTGAAACGGGGAACAGGGCACAAGCTGTCATGGAGAAACATCAACATTCCTCTATACATACAGATCACCGCTCAAGATGAGACTTGTCTACACACTCACGAGCACTGCGAGGTTTGtcaccatgttggtgtctgagggaaCCTGCAGTCATACTTTTACCTATGAAATCAGAGTGGCATCTATTTGTCTCATAGATAcagtatcattatttttttaaatgttcacagAAACCGCAATGTTCactttaaagtttcttttgagTCTTTGCATGGAAGCTCGTTTAaaactatcctcctgcctcagacttctggGTAGCTTGATCACAGGTACACACTACTATGTCTGGCgtgttttaaagtatttttgaagAGGAAAACGAATTTTTTTACATTCCTAGCATGTTTTAAAGAGCAACAGGTACTAAATACATAGTAGGGTCACAGGTATTTGGGGACAGAAGTGTTGAACGTAACTCATGTGTCACATTTGATAGTGATAATGAGGTGGGCAGAAGCGTCCTCTTCTGAACCCTCATGTTCATTGCTCATTTTATCTTCTTATAGCTTCCTGGTCCACAGGCTCCCTGGTACTGGCTCCCTAACCTTCTGCTATGCTGCCTACCCCTGTCTCCAGGCTGAGCatcttcactg
This region of Arvicola amphibius chromosome 18, mArvAmp1.2, whole genome shotgun sequence genomic DNA includes:
- the Fzd1 gene encoding frizzled-1 gives rise to the protein MAEEAAPSESPASGRRSWELCAGALRDQREAEGRGEATGHRLPRAEPRRWASGLLLLLWLLEAPLLLGVRAQAAGQVPGPGQQAPPPPQQQQGGQQYNGERGISIPDHGYCQPISIPLCTDIAYNQTIMPNLLGHTNQEDAGLEVHQFYPLVKVQCSAELKFFLCSMYAPVCTVLEQALPPCRSLCERARQGCEALMNKFGFQWPDTLKCEKFPVHGAGELCVGQNTSDKGTPTPSLLPEFWTSNPQHGGGGYRGGYPGGAGTVERGKFSCPRALRVPSYLNYHFLGEKDCGAPCEPTKVYGLMYFGPEELRFSRTWIGIWSVLCCASTLFTVLTYLVDMRRFSYPERPIIFLSGCYTAVAVAYIAGFLLEDRVVCNDKFAEDGARTVAQGTKKEGCTILFMMLYFFSMASSIWWVILSLTWFLAAGMKWGHEAIEANSQYFHLAAWAVPAIKTITILALGQVDGDVLSGVCFVGLNNVDALRGFVLAPLFVYLFIGTSFLLAGFVSLFRIRTIMKHDGTKTEKLEKLMVRIGVFSVLYTVPATIVIACYFYEQAFRDQWERSWVAQSCKSYAIPCPHLQGGGGVPPHPPMSPDFTVFMIKYLMTLIVGITSGFWIWSGKTLNSWRKFYTRLTNSKQGETTV